In Candidatus Nanopelagicales bacterium, the following proteins share a genomic window:
- a CDS encoding homoserine dehydrogenase, with protein MTDEVTVALLGGGTVGSQVARLLTEGAQDLAARVGRPLRLVGVAVRDTSRQRPGVPAELLTADAAALAGSGADVVVEVIGGISPADEYIRSAIEAGSSVVSANKALMAEQGGDLHAAAEAAGVDLFYEAAVAGAIPLLRPLGDSLAGDRISRVMGIVNGTTNYILTRMDEEGADYSEVLADAQRLGYAEADPTADVAGHDAAAKAAILASLAFHTRVTLSDVHCEGIESVTADDVEAARDMGYVIKLLAIADMTSDGSGICVRVHPTMVPRTHPLASVRGAYNAVFVEADAAGQVMFYGQGAGGEPTASAVLGDLVTAARHRVSGSLGAAASTYNDVAILPIGDASTSYYVDFHVVDKSGVLAEIAQVFADHGVSISGVRQDGRGDEARLIIRTHAATDESLSRTVAAVSELESVREVAGMMRVVSD; from the coding sequence GTGACGGACGAGGTGACAGTTGCGCTGCTCGGTGGCGGCACCGTCGGCTCCCAAGTGGCGCGGCTGTTGACCGAAGGGGCGCAGGATCTCGCGGCGCGTGTCGGTCGGCCGCTGCGCCTCGTCGGGGTCGCTGTCCGCGACACCTCCCGACAAAGGCCAGGGGTTCCCGCCGAACTGCTGACCGCCGACGCCGCCGCGCTTGCCGGATCCGGTGCCGATGTGGTCGTGGAGGTCATCGGTGGCATCTCTCCCGCCGACGAGTACATCCGCTCGGCGATCGAGGCTGGATCGAGCGTTGTGTCCGCGAACAAGGCACTGATGGCCGAGCAGGGCGGTGACCTGCACGCGGCCGCCGAAGCAGCCGGTGTCGACCTCTTCTACGAAGCGGCTGTGGCCGGGGCCATTCCATTGCTGCGACCGCTGGGTGATTCGTTGGCCGGCGACCGCATCAGTCGGGTCATGGGCATCGTCAACGGCACCACCAACTACATCCTGACCCGCATGGACGAAGAGGGGGCCGACTACTCGGAGGTGCTCGCGGACGCGCAGCGGCTCGGCTACGCCGAAGCCGACCCCACCGCGGACGTCGCGGGTCACGACGCGGCCGCCAAGGCGGCGATTCTGGCCAGTCTCGCGTTCCATACCCGCGTCACGTTGTCCGACGTCCATTGCGAGGGCATCGAGAGCGTCACGGCTGACGACGTCGAAGCCGCGCGAGACATGGGCTACGTCATCAAGTTGTTGGCAATCGCCGACATGACCTCCGACGGCTCCGGTATCTGTGTGCGAGTACACCCCACGATGGTGCCGCGCACGCATCCGCTGGCATCGGTCCGAGGGGCCTACAACGCGGTGTTCGTCGAGGCCGATGCCGCGGGGCAGGTGATGTTCTATGGCCAGGGCGCGGGTGGGGAACCCACCGCTTCGGCGGTTCTCGGAGACCTTGTGACGGCGGCTCGACATCGTGTCTCGGGTTCCTTGGGGGCCGCGGCTTCGACGTACAACGACGTGGCGATCCTGCCCATCGGTGACGCGAGCACGAGTTACTACGTCGACTTCCACGTGGTGGACAAGTCCGGGGTGCTGGCCGAGATCGCGCAGGTGTTCGCCGATCACGGTGTGAGCATCTCCGGCGTGCGTCAGGACGGCCGCGGCGACGAAGCGCGCCTCATCATCCGAACCCATGCAGCCACCGACGAGTCGCTGTCCCGCACCGTTGCCGCCGTGTCCGAACTGGAGTCGGTCCGGGAAGTCGCGGGGATGATGCGCGTGGTGAGCGACTGA
- the lysA gene encoding diaminopimelate decarboxylase — translation MPAHPAGPRHSDVIDIHGAPPRPLDTAELNHLDAAVWPTSARRESGGVVSVGGVDVVTAVREAGSPVVLLDQDQVRSAARGYARSYDATGTPTRVYYAGKAFLSTAVARWITDEGVDIDVCTGGELEVALRAGVTPDRILFHGNNKSEAELIRALEVGVGRYVIDSCLEIARLGALAQDAGVVADCLVRVTVGVEAHTHEFIATAHEDQKFGLALTDGSAREAARRVAALPSLNLVGLHSHIGSQIFDPAGFEVAARRLVGFAAELAAEGLSIRELNLGGGMGIAYTSADDPLDVADMAAAIVSIVRHECDRADLPLPLLCVEPGRAIIGQAGITVYTVGTIKAIDLGNGLTRTFVSVDGGMSDNIRTALYDAEYTVALANRESDAEPMLCRVVGKHCESGDIVVRDCWLPADLAPGDLLAVAATGAYCRSMASNYNQVPRPGVMGVQDGHLETVLRRETIDDLLSLDPGA, via the coding sequence ATGCCCGCTCATCCCGCCGGACCGCGCCACAGCGATGTCATCGATATCCACGGGGCGCCCCCGCGCCCCCTCGACACTGCTGAGTTGAACCACCTCGATGCTGCGGTTTGGCCGACCAGTGCTCGTCGTGAGTCAGGTGGTGTGGTGAGTGTGGGTGGTGTCGATGTCGTCACCGCGGTGCGCGAGGCGGGGAGTCCCGTTGTGCTCCTCGACCAGGATCAGGTCCGCAGCGCCGCCCGCGGCTACGCGCGCTCCTACGATGCCACTGGCACACCGACCCGGGTCTACTACGCGGGAAAGGCCTTCCTCTCGACGGCGGTGGCGCGCTGGATCACCGACGAGGGCGTGGACATCGACGTCTGCACGGGCGGGGAGCTGGAGGTCGCCCTGCGCGCCGGAGTCACGCCGGATCGCATCCTGTTCCATGGCAACAACAAGAGCGAGGCCGAACTCATCCGTGCGCTGGAAGTGGGCGTGGGCAGGTATGTCATCGACTCGTGTCTCGAGATCGCCCGCCTTGGCGCCTTGGCGCAGGACGCTGGTGTGGTAGCGGATTGTCTCGTTCGAGTGACAGTCGGGGTCGAAGCGCATACGCATGAGTTCATCGCCACCGCTCATGAGGATCAGAAGTTCGGCTTGGCTCTCACGGATGGATCGGCGCGGGAGGCGGCCCGCCGCGTGGCGGCCTTGCCGTCACTGAATCTGGTCGGGCTGCACTCTCACATCGGCTCCCAGATTTTCGACCCGGCGGGTTTCGAGGTCGCTGCGCGCCGCTTGGTCGGTTTCGCCGCGGAGCTGGCCGCAGAGGGGCTCTCGATCCGGGAGTTGAATCTCGGTGGGGGAATGGGGATCGCCTACACCAGCGCCGACGACCCTTTGGATGTCGCTGACATGGCTGCGGCGATCGTGTCGATCGTGCGCCACGAATGTGATCGGGCGGACCTGCCACTACCACTGCTTTGTGTGGAACCGGGTCGGGCCATCATCGGGCAGGCGGGGATCACCGTGTACACAGTCGGGACGATCAAGGCGATCGATCTCGGGAATGGCCTGACGCGCACGTTCGTGTCGGTCGACGGGGGAATGAGCGACAACATCCGGACGGCGCTGTATGACGCGGAGTACACGGTCGCACTGGCGAATCGGGAGTCCGACGCCGAACCGATGCTGTGTCGCGTCGTCGGCAAGCACTGCGAGAGCGGGGACATCGTTGTCCGGGACTGCTGGTTGCCGGCCGATCTGGCGCCCGGGGATCTCTTGGCGGTAGCGGCCACTGGCGCCTACTGCCGATCGATGGCGTCGAACTACAACCAGGTGCCCCGGCCCGGGGTCATGGGAGTGCAGGACGGGCACCTCGAGACTGTCCTCCGACGCGAGACCATCGATGATCTGCTGTCACTCGATCCCGGCGCATGA
- a CDS encoding Rrf2 family transcriptional regulator, with protein sequence MQVSARVDYGMRALVELTSVNRDEPNRLVKSEELAARQGIPPKFLEGILNQLRRSGFIASQRGADGGYRLARQADLITVADIIRALEGPLAAVRGEPPEDTEYAGPAGSLRDVWVATRASMRAVLEHVTLADIAAGHLPEDTASLLDQPGAWERR encoded by the coding sequence ATGCAGGTTTCCGCGCGCGTCGACTACGGTATGCGGGCCCTGGTCGAACTCACCTCAGTCAATCGCGATGAGCCCAACCGACTGGTGAAGAGCGAGGAATTGGCCGCGCGGCAGGGAATCCCACCGAAGTTTCTCGAGGGGATCTTGAACCAGTTGCGTCGCTCCGGATTCATTGCCAGCCAACGCGGAGCGGACGGCGGCTACCGCCTGGCGCGCCAGGCGGATCTGATCACCGTCGCCGACATCATCCGGGCGCTGGAGGGGCCGTTGGCCGCAGTGAGAGGCGAACCACCCGAGGACACGGAGTACGCCGGGCCCGCTGGGTCGCTCCGCGACGTCTGGGTCGCCACGCGGGCGTCGATGCGAGCCGTCCTCGAACACGTGACGCTGGCCGACATTGCAGCCGGGCACCTCCCCGAGGACACGGCCTCACTGCTGGATCAACCCGGGGCTTGGGAACGTCGCTGA
- the acpS gene encoding holo-ACP synthase: MNISTGIDIVQVDRIERLIASSGASFLNRVFTSVELSECGVDSQRLAARWAAKEAAMKALGQGLDRIAPTDVEVGKGPHGAPVLTLYGSALTAAESSGWSSWSVSISHDGDYATAIVVALSS; the protein is encoded by the coding sequence ATGAACATCTCGACCGGCATCGACATTGTGCAGGTGGATCGGATCGAGCGGCTGATCGCGTCATCTGGCGCGTCGTTCCTCAATCGCGTGTTCACCTCAGTCGAACTCTCCGAGTGTGGCGTCGACTCCCAGCGCCTGGCCGCACGGTGGGCGGCCAAGGAGGCAGCTATGAAGGCGCTCGGCCAGGGGTTGGACCGAATCGCGCCCACCGACGTCGAGGTCGGGAAGGGGCCGCACGGCGCCCCGGTCCTGACACTGTACGGGTCGGCTCTCACCGCGGCCGAAAGCAGCGGGTGGAGTTCGTGGTCGGTGTCCATCTCCCACGACGGTGACTACGCAACCGCCATCGTGGTGGCGCTGTCCAGTTGA
- a CDS encoding AMP-binding protein yields MGRQVREAVSVLRHIDAGADAVAVVAGDQLITYAELDRLVDAAAQRIGPARSLVAIAGENTVSALTAYLACLRHGHVALLVPPCTAQAITAVHSPDVTVAGGVFERRFSSSGRDLHPDLAVLLSTSGSTGNARLVRLSHSNISSNADSIVTALGITASDRAITTLSPAYSYGLSVINSHLSVGGRVVLTSESVTDDEFWRTARQQRATTLAGVPHTFDLLERMGFSGRMAPELRLLTCAGGRLAPDAVRRFAAVGRRDGFDLAVMYGQTEATARIACLPPGLADQFPESVGWPVPGGSVRLADVDDEGVGRLLYRGPNVMMGYAHCPADLARGAELTELDTGDRARIAADGRIDIIGRQDRFAKVFGYRIDLSDVDRALEQAGIRGASVAITNALGVVACADDPDRVRDVVAGACRIPAGVIRVVCVPELPRVYAGKPDTVALSRLVADAAPTPLVGDPVRRLETVYGRLLRRQVSEDDSFVSLGGDSLTFVAVSVEVERTLGHLPPNWHTRTIAELARQDHEEPARPQTSSLRQMDAGVVLRACAILAIVASHANLLDLRGGAHLLVALLGFNLARFPLSDPDRRRGMRSTIRHTAELLVPSVLWVGVLAAVTTTYSWSALGWNPIANPVTDNPDWRYWFVAAMVWILPVVVAVVALPQVDRLRRRYPFGFPLVLAVGAWTAFVLWVPEARPSSLFAPLAVLWIFLLGWAAAQAADTTRRLLLSAVILITVPISYDGGRMWTIPVLLLLLVWISRVPLPPVVAVAAAAFAEASLYIFLAHWQVLEVFAGWWALALSLVLGVVIQRGVAAVRSGVAVRSGSAAARAPSAVGRVGNPAGVS; encoded by the coding sequence TTGGGTCGTCAGGTCCGCGAGGCGGTCTCAGTGCTGCGGCACATTGACGCGGGCGCCGACGCCGTCGCTGTCGTCGCCGGGGATCAGCTGATCACTTACGCCGAACTCGATCGTCTGGTCGATGCCGCAGCCCAACGAATCGGTCCGGCGCGGTCTCTGGTCGCGATTGCCGGCGAGAACACGGTCTCCGCGCTGACCGCCTACCTCGCGTGCCTGCGCCACGGTCACGTGGCGTTGCTGGTGCCGCCGTGCACGGCCCAGGCCATCACTGCGGTGCACAGCCCTGATGTGACAGTCGCGGGCGGGGTCTTCGAGCGGCGGTTCTCATCGTCGGGGCGTGACCTGCACCCGGACCTCGCGGTCTTGTTGAGCACCTCGGGCTCCACGGGCAACGCGCGGCTCGTACGGCTCTCACACAGCAATATCAGCAGCAATGCCGACTCGATCGTGACCGCTCTCGGCATCACCGCCTCGGACCGTGCGATCACGACCCTGAGTCCCGCCTACAGCTATGGGCTATCGGTCATCAACTCGCACCTGTCGGTCGGCGGGCGCGTCGTGCTCACATCGGAGTCCGTCACCGATGACGAGTTCTGGCGCACCGCCAGGCAGCAGCGAGCGACCACTCTCGCCGGAGTCCCGCACACCTTCGACCTGCTGGAACGCATGGGGTTCAGCGGCCGCATGGCACCGGAACTGCGGCTGCTCACGTGCGCCGGGGGGCGCTTGGCCCCAGACGCCGTGCGCCGCTTCGCCGCTGTCGGTCGCCGGGACGGATTCGACTTGGCGGTCATGTACGGACAGACCGAAGCCACCGCCCGGATCGCGTGCCTGCCCCCTGGCCTTGCCGACCAATTCCCGGAATCAGTGGGGTGGCCTGTGCCCGGTGGTTCGGTCCGGCTCGCGGACGTCGATGACGAGGGGGTCGGGCGGCTGCTGTACCGCGGACCCAACGTCATGATGGGCTACGCCCACTGCCCAGCCGATCTCGCACGCGGTGCGGAGCTCACGGAACTCGATACCGGTGATCGAGCCCGGATCGCCGCCGACGGTCGCATCGACATCATCGGGCGCCAGGACCGGTTCGCCAAAGTGTTCGGATACCGCATCGACCTATCCGATGTCGACCGAGCGTTGGAGCAGGCCGGAATTCGAGGCGCCTCTGTGGCCATCACGAATGCTCTGGGCGTGGTCGCCTGCGCCGACGACCCGGATCGAGTGCGAGATGTTGTTGCCGGCGCCTGTCGGATTCCGGCCGGGGTCATCCGCGTGGTTTGTGTCCCAGAACTTCCCCGGGTTTACGCCGGAAAGCCCGACACGGTTGCCCTGTCCCGTTTGGTCGCAGATGCGGCGCCCACGCCACTGGTCGGTGACCCAGTCCGCCGACTCGAGACGGTCTACGGTCGGCTGCTTCGCCGTCAGGTGTCCGAGGACGACAGTTTCGTCTCGCTGGGAGGCGACTCCCTGACATTTGTCGCCGTGTCCGTGGAAGTGGAACGGACTCTGGGGCACTTGCCCCCCAACTGGCACACCCGCACCATCGCGGAGCTCGCCCGCCAGGACCACGAGGAGCCGGCACGCCCGCAGACCTCGAGTTTGCGTCAGATGGATGCGGGAGTTGTCCTGCGTGCCTGCGCGATCCTGGCCATCGTGGCCTCGCACGCCAACCTCCTGGATCTGCGGGGCGGAGCCCACTTGCTGGTGGCACTGCTGGGGTTCAACCTCGCGCGATTCCCCCTGTCCGATCCGGACCGACGTCGAGGCATGCGTTCGACGATCCGCCACACGGCCGAGCTGCTGGTTCCGTCCGTGCTCTGGGTCGGCGTCCTGGCCGCGGTCACCACCACGTACTCGTGGTCCGCACTGGGCTGGAACCCGATCGCCAATCCCGTCACCGACAATCCAGACTGGCGCTACTGGTTCGTCGCGGCGATGGTCTGGATCCTGCCTGTAGTGGTCGCGGTGGTCGCCTTGCCTCAGGTCGATCGCCTGCGCCGGCGATACCCGTTCGGATTTCCTCTCGTACTCGCGGTCGGGGCGTGGACGGCCTTTGTCCTGTGGGTGCCGGAAGCTCGTCCCAGCAGTCTGTTCGCCCCCTTGGCCGTGCTGTGGATCTTCTTGCTCGGATGGGCGGCGGCTCAGGCAGCGGACACCACCAGACGGCTGCTGCTCTCGGCTGTCATTCTGATCACGGTTCCGATCAGTTACGACGGAGGCCGGATGTGGACCATCCCCGTCCTGCTGTTGCTGCTGGTATGGATCTCCCGCGTACCGCTTCCCCCCGTGGTGGCAGTCGCTGCGGCCGCCTTCGCCGAAGCCTCGTTGTACATCTTCCTGGCACATTGGCAGGTACTTGAAGTGTTCGCCGGATGGTGGGCGCTGGCCCTGTCCTTGGTCCTCGGAGTCGTGATCCAGCGCGGCGTCGCCGCAGTGCGCTCAGGTGTCGCGGTTCGATCGGGAAGTGCGGCTGCTCGTGCCCCGAGCGCAGTGGGTCGTGTCGGGAATCCGGCGGGCGTGTCATGA
- the argS gene encoding arginine--tRNA ligase has translation MTPEGVASAVSDAIVAAAAAHGFELTETPQVRVERPRNREHGDYATNVALATSKKVGVPPRELATAIADQLRGTPGIAAVEIAGPGFINIKVEAGAQAELARTIVTAGERYGTGSQLAGTAVNVEFISANPTGPLHLGHTRWAAVGDAIARVLAAAGASVAREFYINDRGVQMDKFGDSIAAAAAGQPAPSDGYHGAYITDLAARILADHPEYADLSGEERTEAFREAGYAIQLRQQKDVLDLFRTHFDVWASERALHESGAVDRGMAKLRRQGHVYESDGAVWLRTTEFGDDKDRVLIKADGELTYFASDTAYYIDKRERGFDICLYLLGADHHGYVGRLKAVAACAGDDPDFNIEVPIGQMVKMLKGGEEVRLSKRAGNIITLEDLVDEVGVDAARYSLIRYPVDSPLTLDLDLLIKRSSDNPVFYVQYAHARISSVLRNAAALGIDFEVADFQPELLDHEQESLLLGALAEYPRVVASAAELREPHRVARYLEDLATAYHKFYDSCRVLPRGDEDPGPVTIARLWLCAATRQVIANGLGLCGVSAPDRM, from the coding sequence GTGACTCCTGAAGGCGTGGCCAGTGCTGTCAGTGATGCGATCGTGGCGGCGGCCGCAGCGCATGGATTCGAGTTGACCGAGACGCCGCAGGTTCGCGTGGAACGGCCTCGCAACCGTGAACATGGCGACTATGCGACGAATGTCGCGTTGGCGACATCCAAGAAGGTGGGGGTCCCGCCCCGGGAGTTGGCCACGGCCATCGCCGATCAGTTGCGTGGCACCCCTGGCATCGCGGCGGTGGAGATCGCCGGACCGGGCTTCATCAACATCAAGGTCGAAGCCGGTGCCCAAGCCGAACTCGCGCGCACGATCGTCACGGCCGGGGAGCGATACGGCACCGGCAGCCAACTGGCGGGCACTGCGGTCAACGTCGAGTTCATCTCGGCCAATCCCACCGGCCCATTGCATCTGGGTCACACGCGCTGGGCAGCGGTGGGTGATGCGATCGCGCGCGTACTGGCAGCAGCGGGAGCCAGTGTCGCCCGTGAGTTCTACATCAACGACCGCGGCGTGCAGATGGACAAGTTCGGGGACTCGATCGCCGCCGCCGCGGCCGGACAACCCGCGCCATCCGACGGTTATCACGGCGCCTACATCACTGACCTTGCGGCGCGCATCCTGGCCGACCACCCTGAATACGCCGATCTGTCCGGGGAGGAGCGCACCGAGGCATTCCGCGAGGCCGGGTACGCCATCCAGTTGCGGCAACAGAAGGACGTGCTGGATCTGTTCCGCACACACTTCGACGTCTGGGCATCCGAACGCGCCTTGCATGAGTCCGGCGCTGTCGATCGGGGAATGGCGAAGCTGCGCCGGCAAGGGCATGTGTACGAGTCGGACGGGGCGGTGTGGTTGCGCACGACCGAGTTCGGGGACGACAAGGACCGCGTTCTGATCAAGGCCGACGGAGAGCTCACGTATTTCGCCAGTGACACGGCCTATTACATCGACAAGCGCGAACGTGGCTTCGACATCTGCCTGTATCTGCTCGGCGCTGATCACCACGGATACGTGGGGCGACTGAAGGCGGTCGCCGCCTGCGCTGGGGACGATCCCGACTTCAACATCGAGGTGCCGATCGGTCAGATGGTCAAGATGCTCAAGGGTGGCGAAGAAGTCCGCCTGTCCAAGCGGGCGGGCAACATCATCACTCTCGAGGACCTCGTCGACGAGGTCGGCGTCGACGCCGCCCGCTACTCGCTGATCCGCTACCCGGTCGACTCCCCGCTGACCTTGGACCTCGATCTGCTGATCAAACGCTCCAGTGACAACCCCGTCTTCTATGTGCAGTACGCGCACGCGCGCATCTCCTCGGTGCTGCGCAATGCGGCTGCTCTGGGCATCGACTTCGAGGTGGCCGATTTCCAGCCCGAGTTGCTCGATCACGAGCAGGAGTCCCTTTTGCTCGGAGCGCTGGCCGAGTACCCGCGCGTTGTCGCGTCAGCGGCCGAACTGCGCGAGCCCCACCGGGTCGCGCGGTACCTCGAGGATCTCGCGACGGCTTACCACAAGTTCTACGACTCGTGTCGGGTCCTTCCGCGCGGAGACGAGGACCCGGGGCCTGTCACGATTGCCCGACTGTGGCTGTGTGCCGCGACCCGGCAGGTGATCGCCAACGGGCTGGGACTGTGCGGTGTATCCGCGCCCGACCGGATGTAA
- a CDS encoding YccF domain-containing protein gives MGIIRTILNILWLVLSGFWSALGYALAGVIMFILFFLIITIPFGIAAFRLAGYALWPFGRTVRADPDAGVGSFIGNIIWFIFAGLWLAIGQFVTGVLLCITIIGIPFGIANFKLARLSINPLGKMIVPIDQTPQSGYQQYVPVQ, from the coding sequence ATGGGAATCATCCGAACCATCCTGAACATCCTGTGGCTCGTCCTCTCCGGGTTCTGGAGTGCTCTGGGCTACGCGCTGGCCGGGGTCATCATGTTCATCCTCTTCTTCTTGATCATCACGATTCCGTTCGGGATCGCGGCGTTCCGCCTGGCGGGCTACGCTCTGTGGCCATTCGGCAGGACCGTGCGCGCGGATCCCGACGCCGGCGTCGGGAGTTTCATCGGCAACATCATCTGGTTCATCTTCGCGGGCCTGTGGCTGGCGATCGGTCAGTTCGTGACCGGCGTGCTGCTGTGCATCACGATCATCGGGATCCCGTTCGGCATCGCCAACTTCAAGCTCGCCCGGCTGAGCATCAATCCGCTGGGCAAGATGATCGTCCCCATCGACCAGACACCGCAGTCGGGTTACCAGCAGTACGTGCCCGTGCAGTGA
- a CDS encoding NAD-dependent epimerase/dehydratase family protein, with protein MSGQVVFGAGPVGRAIAEELAQSGIDVILASRSGRGPGVTGATRVAIDASDAQAVGELCRGASVIYNALNPQYHRWGTDWPPMAAALLSAAELSGAVLVTVSNLYAYGPVSGPITEELPLDARGTKGRIRAQMFADALRAHTEGRARTVEVRASDYIGPGAESHMGDRVIPRILAGKAVKVIGATDQPHSWTYVTDVATLAIASGADESSWGRAWHVPSNPPRTQEQAVADLAAIADLPAPKVSAYPGWMMAAIGLFSPTVREVRETTYQFAAPFVMDSTAAQQHFGITATPWSEVLTATMNSYREPQPV; from the coding sequence ATGTCAGGTCAGGTTGTTTTCGGAGCAGGTCCGGTGGGGCGCGCCATCGCCGAGGAACTGGCGCAATCGGGCATCGACGTGATCCTGGCCTCCCGGTCCGGGCGGGGTCCGGGGGTCACCGGAGCGACTCGCGTGGCGATCGACGCCTCGGATGCACAAGCCGTGGGCGAGCTGTGCCGCGGAGCGTCGGTCATCTACAACGCACTCAATCCGCAGTACCACCGTTGGGGCACGGACTGGCCCCCCATGGCGGCCGCGCTGCTCTCGGCCGCTGAACTGTCGGGTGCCGTGCTGGTGACGGTGTCCAACCTCTATGCCTACGGTCCTGTGTCAGGACCCATCACCGAGGAACTGCCGCTGGATGCCCGCGGCACGAAGGGGCGAATTCGAGCTCAGATGTTCGCCGATGCGCTGCGGGCACACACCGAGGGACGGGCGAGGACCGTCGAAGTCCGCGCCAGCGACTACATCGGGCCCGGCGCCGAAAGTCATATGGGCGATCGGGTTATCCCGCGCATTCTGGCCGGCAAGGCGGTCAAGGTCATCGGCGCCACTGACCAACCGCATTCCTGGACCTATGTCACTGATGTCGCAACCCTGGCCATCGCGTCCGGAGCCGACGAGTCGTCCTGGGGGCGGGCCTGGCATGTCCCGTCGAACCCCCCGCGGACCCAGGAGCAGGCCGTGGCGGACCTGGCGGCGATCGCCGATCTACCGGCGCCGAAGGTGAGCGCCTATCCCGGTTGGATGATGGCGGCCATCGGGCTGTTCAGTCCGACCGTGCGCGAAGTGAGGGAGACGACGTATCAGTTCGCCGCGCCCTTCGTCATGGACTCCACCGCCGCCCAGCAGCACTTCGGCATCACCGCGACGCCCTGGAGTGAAGTGCTGACCGCGACCATGAACTCCTACCGCGAGCCGCAACCGGTCTGA
- a CDS encoding TetR/AcrR family transcriptional regulator — translation MPTKTAAGIRARNRRELTAAILDSARRQLASEGAAALSLRAIARELDMASSAIYRYFPSRDALLTQLIIDAFNSLADDVATAESAVPRSDLGGRFRAIGRAVRTWALAHEHEWSLVYGTPVPGYAAPQDTIGPATRVTELLVAIIADAAARGLQPGLPVPTPAEERTLAPILRVLAEQGITVPAELMFRGLMAWTLMFGAVSFELFGQVHNVVTHERAAHNPFYAGELDRMVDYLGLG, via the coding sequence ATGCCCACGAAGACCGCCGCCGGAATCCGAGCTCGCAATCGCCGCGAGCTGACCGCCGCGATCTTGGACTCGGCACGCCGCCAGCTGGCGTCCGAGGGTGCGGCCGCACTGTCTCTGCGGGCGATCGCCCGCGAACTCGATATGGCATCGTCGGCGATCTACCGCTACTTCCCCAGCCGCGATGCCCTACTCACCCAGTTGATCATCGACGCCTTCAACTCTCTGGCGGATGACGTCGCCACCGCGGAGAGCGCCGTTCCTCGGAGCGACCTTGGGGGGAGGTTCCGGGCCATCGGGCGGGCCGTGCGGACCTGGGCTCTCGCGCACGAACACGAATGGTCGCTCGTGTACGGAACTCCGGTTCCCGGCTACGCCGCCCCCCAGGACACGATCGGTCCGGCGACCCGCGTCACCGAGTTGCTGGTCGCGATCATCGCCGACGCGGCGGCGAGGGGCCTGCAACCGGGGCTACCTGTACCGACCCCTGCCGAGGAGCGCACCCTCGCCCCGATCCTGCGAGTGCTCGCTGAGCAGGGCATCACCGTCCCTGCCGAACTGATGTTCCGCGGTCTGATGGCGTGGACTTTGATGTTCGGCGCCGTTTCGTTCGAACTGTTCGGCCAGGTCCACAACGTCGTCACGCACGAACGGGCTGCCCACAACCCGTTCTACGCTGGCGAACTGGATCGGATGGTCGACTACCTGGGCCTCGGGTGA
- a CDS encoding transglutaminase family protein, producing MPGRRLKITHRSGYRYVTDVHASFNEVRMTPAEVGGQVLLNHELQIEPRGVVYAYEDYWGALVESFDIHEPHRVLEIVALSTVETPGGHPAAPGVTWDEIHTTAVTDRFCEFLAAGGFVDDAWQDPTRVAMLEELRALPTPMAAMEAVVAEVYSRIRYTPGVTSVSTTAAEAWAAAEGVCQDFSHASLSLLRALGIPARYVSGYLHTEEETIGETVLGESHAWIEAWCGGWEAFDPTNDRRVASAHVKVASGRDYRDVPPLKGLYAGGGSEDLGVVVEITQLPPDEKRSYLW from the coding sequence ATGCCCGGCCGCCGCCTCAAGATCACGCACCGATCCGGGTATCGCTACGTCACCGATGTGCACGCGTCGTTCAACGAGGTACGTATGACTCCGGCAGAGGTCGGTGGCCAGGTCCTGCTGAACCACGAACTCCAGATCGAGCCGCGCGGGGTGGTGTACGCCTACGAGGACTACTGGGGCGCGTTGGTCGAATCGTTCGACATCCACGAACCGCACCGGGTGCTCGAGATCGTTGCGTTGTCGACCGTGGAGACCCCCGGAGGTCATCCGGCGGCGCCCGGTGTGACCTGGGACGAGATTCACACCACCGCTGTGACGGATCGCTTCTGCGAGTTCCTCGCAGCGGGCGGTTTCGTGGACGACGCCTGGCAGGATCCGACTCGGGTCGCCATGCTCGAGGAACTCAGGGCACTGCCCACTCCTATGGCAGCGATGGAAGCGGTGGTGGCCGAGGTGTACTCCCGGATCCGCTACACCCCCGGCGTGACGTCAGTCTCCACAACGGCTGCCGAGGCCTGGGCTGCGGCAGAGGGGGTTTGTCAGGACTTCTCGCACGCGTCGTTGTCCCTGCTGCGCGCGCTCGGTATCCCGGCGCGTTACGTCAGCGGGTACCTGCACACCGAAGAGGAGACCATCGGTGAGACGGTCCTGGGTGAGAGCCACGCCTGGATCGAGGCCTGGTGTGGCGGGTGGGAAGCCTTCGACCCCACGAATGACCGGCGCGTGGCGTCCGCCCACGTGAAAGTCGCCTCTGGGCGGGACTATCGCGATGTCCCGCCACTGAAGGGTCTGTACGCGGGGGGTGGATCAGAGGATCTCGGTGTGGTGGTCGAGATCACGCAGTTGCCACCGGACGAGAAGCGCAGTTACCTGTGGTGA